The following coding sequences lie in one Rutidosis leptorrhynchoides isolate AG116_Rl617_1_P2 chromosome 6, CSIRO_AGI_Rlap_v1, whole genome shotgun sequence genomic window:
- the LOC139851619 gene encoding uncharacterized protein — protein sequence MDYEAGFFEAILSAQRFMSCFLTMEEFWLKDTDTLPKSTANDQRFSFAELHKREKTEYEAKDGSDTEDDDEDDEDVEEPDDDDDAGDEDFSGEEGDDDEEGDPDEDPATNGNQGSDDDDGDDDDEQDNDDEDDEDDEAEEEEDDDGEEQQPSAKKRK from the exons ATGGATTATGAAGCTGGGTTTTTTGAAGCTATTTTGTCGGCTCAAAGATTTATGTCTTGCTTTCTTACAATG GAAGAGTTTTGGCTGAAGGACACAGATACATTACCAAAATCGACTGCAAATGATCAAAG GTTTTCTTTTGCTGAGCTTCACAAGAGGGAGAAAACTGAATATGAAGCAAAAGATGGTAGTGATAcagaggatgatgatgaagatgatgaggatGTGGAGGaacctgatgatgatgatgatgcaggaGACGAGGATTTTTCAGGTGAAGAAGGAGACGATGATGAGGAAGGAGACCCTGATGAGGATCCAGCAACAAACGGTAATCAGGGAAGTGATGATGATGACGGTGACGATGATGATGAAcaggataatgatgatgaagatgatgaggatGACGAAGCAGAAGAGGAggaagatgatgatggtgaagaGCAACAACCATCTGCTAAGAAGAGAAAGTAA